A single Halictus rubicundus isolate RS-2024b unplaced genomic scaffold, iyHalRubi1_principal scaffold0020, whole genome shotgun sequence DNA region contains:
- the LOC143363100 gene encoding uncharacterized protein LOC143363100 gives MENVRNHASVKLLSRWEGRHGVERLIARSNFHSCTVFSEDFVAIQLRKTLIKFYKPVYIGMFVLDISKCHLYDFHYGYMYPNLKENCKILYTDTDSLIYEIVCDDAYELLKRDINRYDTSNYAENNAYGVPIANKKMLGLMKDENGGKIMPEFVGLRSKMYAIRVHDNEDACCEFKKIKGIRTNATARDISFEDYIECLRNYTEKNVNNNRIMSVQHRVYSVSEMKLAPSPYDDKRHICDNLINTLPWGHYSITDGDDFR, from the coding sequence ATGGAGAACGTTCGAAATCACGCGAGCGTGAAATTACTCTCTCGATGGGAGGGTCGACACGGTGTCGAGCGATTGATAGCTAGGTCGAATTTTCACAGTTGCACGGTGTTCTCGGAGGATTTCGTTGCGATTCAGTTGAGAAAAAcgcttattaaattttataaacctGTCTACATAGGCATGTTCGTATTGGATATATCTAAATGCCATTTGTACGACTTTCATTACGGTTATATGTAcccaaatttaaaagaaaactgcaAGATTTTATACACGGACACGGACAGTTTGATATACGAGATCGTTTGCGACGATGCGTACGAGCTGTTGAAACGCGATATCAATCGATACGACACAAGCAATTATGCCGAGAACAACGCGTACGGCGTTCCGATCGCGAACAAAAAGATGCTGGGATTGATGAAGGACGAGAACGGTGGCAAAATTATGCCGGAATTCGTAGGGCTCCGCTCGAAAATGTATGCGATTCGCGTGCACGATAACGAGGACGCGTGCTGCGAATTCAAAAAGATAAAAGGTATCAGAACGAATGCCACGGCTAGGGATATAAGTTTCGAAGACTATATCGAGTGCCTTCGTAATTACACGGAGAAGAACGTTAACAATAACCGTATAATGTCCGTACAGCATCGGGTGTATTCGGTATCCGAAATGAAATTGGCGCCGAGTCCGTACGACGATAAACGACACATTTGCGATAATTTGATCAATACTCTTCCTTGGGGACATTATAGTATCACCGACGGCGACGACTTCCGTTGA